In a genomic window of Pseudomonas oryzihabitans:
- a CDS encoding non-ribosomal peptide synthetase, with the protein MTSRADQAEHFVDVLDFYAERQPDKTVLRHLTNDETPQLTSYAQLRERALSLAGCLQERLGQTRGERCVLLLPSGPDYAAAFFACLYTGVIAVPAFPPENSRQMHIERLRGILDDAQPRVVLGERACLAAHAGTLAQALPEGALCLAVEDIEASWALAYRPQVVDPSALAFLQYTSGSTSAPKGVMVSHANLIANEKAMQRGFFTGRDEDWVSWLPLYHDMGLMLGLLLPIYHGGTLTLMSPNHFLTRPARWLQAISQYGGTVSGGPDFAYRLCVERISDSALAELDLSRWSMAFSGSEPIRVDTLDAFCERFAAAGFRRQALTPAYGLAEATLYVCAHEPTDEFRIQRFAGDALSAAGAEAALQQGRLAGCGWCDAEHELRIVDPQTLEPLAETRAGEVWVAGPSLAQGYWNNPEATAAAFVERDGRRWLRTGDLGIAAERELYIAGRLKDLIILNGQNLYPQDVELVLEEQVADYLRRGRVAAFALVGEDGREGIGLALEISRNVRRLVPAERICAALVETLTQAFQVAPRAIALLEPGTLPRTTSGKLQRAACRAGWLAGSLDSFAEWRDGALAQGEPQVAAPAVLREVRQAWAEVLGRDDLTAQAHFFALGGDSVAVVQVQARLRETLQVVLDPALLFEAPTLGAFSARVAALPRKAEVDGLVAEDATRAPQSFAQQRLWFLDQLEPGNAAYHLAGEIQLRGVLDVARLERALDALVQRHAALRTRFSAGAGEVPEQRIEMLAQGAVEHHDLSQTAAPEQAQATLVQNLVRRPLDLREGPLWRMALIRRDAEDHRLLLVLHHIIADGWSIQVLLEDFAALYRAEDGETPALAPLAISYADFARWQRRELAGESRERQLAYWRTQLADAPARLDLASDRPRPPQQSGRGARFTFSLPATVSQGLRELAQGEGATLFMVGLALFQLLVQRHSGCSDLCVGVPVAGRTRRETERLIGFFVNTQVLRCQLDGARSFKVLLEQVKKRALEAQAHQDLPFDLLVEALAPERHLGWNPLCQVKFTQQFPLPQALDLGGVTLSARQLDDGAAHFDLGLDITDVPAGIEAVFTYATDLFDAPRIAALAADFALLAQQVVADAEQPLARYRLAQEAPGLAGESLAFPAADLLALWHAGLAQAGEGPAVVASDAHLSHAQLEADSNRLARTLRDRGVGAEVRVALCQPRQASFVVGLLGILKAGGACVFVDPKWPAARQAQVLADSGAQLLLGAPLPEGPPALALDAAADWRQASAEALAVEVLPAQAAYLIYTSGTTGRPKGVVVSHGAIANYVQGVLQRLALPPQASFAMVSTVAADLGHTVLFGALASGGTLHLLNDELVQDADRCAEYFARQPVAVLKIVPTHLSALLQAADPARLLPSAALVLGGEALPAPLAERVRELKPGCRLFNHYGPTESTVGALTAALDDPAATIALGAPLPNLRARVLDAELNPLPAGAVGELYLGGAGLARGYQGRPGDTAAVFLPDPWKPGDRLYRTGDRVRLAADGRLEFLGRSDDQLKVRGYRVAPGEVVAVLLAQPCVGAAHVQLDGRGQLVAYVTGRDLDGESLREHLAQHLPEALVPAQILVLEAFPLTANGKLDRARLPEPEARQAEFAAPQGEVETALAALWSEALKVERVGREDNFFALGGDSILSLQIIARARRQGLKLTPKQLFEHQTIAALAAVAVPAAAPVVAKPPVAAVTDELPLTPIQARFFAEPVKQRAHWNQSVILELAAPLDAEVLRRALAALVDRHSSLRLAFVPTEQGGWRQQVRPQEDAERLLWTCQVAAEAELAPLFEEAERSLDLTRGPLLRAVLAEGPKQRPRLLIAIHHLAVDGVSWRILLDDLALAYRQLAVGTPLALGETGSDWSAWTQHLAQRAAEPELQGQRGYWEAVTAVPETLPCLDPHGRCQVRDAGSLARRLPVALTERLLKIPGTEAVLLAALAEALRQWTGRAATRIAVEGHGREDRDGTLELSRTLGWFTCLYPLVLGAESTPAATLARVRRTLAEVPERGLGYGLLRYLGGAALADTRDGLTFNYLGRFERPSIDGFPLRELELRSSRDPEGSLASALVLDAQLRDGQLRLDWRYSAARFAATAIEELHQGFVTALDDLLDGAGDQADHEAVLPLAPMQEGILMHSLLEPGSGIYLMQDRYELRQPLAAEAFCQAWEAVVARHPALRTGFQELDGEWCQVVHRQVPSPVSLLDFSDRPREEGVAALEALLAEERRMGFDFARPPLLRLRLVTFGPNDYQLVQTHHHVLIDAWCRGLMLGEFFARYRAAVAGTELALPPARPYADFLAWLAAQDATAGRAWWRAELAGVEAATPLPYRRQGLASGEMRDEAVALSAEATRALAAQARRHQLTANTFVQAAWALLLMRHSGQDEVVFGVTVAGRPPELDGIEEALGLFINTLPLRVARPTAEVPALELLQRLQARNVELRQHEHLPLAELQRLASVPAGEPLFESLFVFENVPLGGAVEEAVREFGITPLANRTHTNYPLTVVLLPGSELRLQFTFDCGLFAAADMRTLLGQFERLLLALIEAPERSLEQLEPLAPDERERLLGWGRGAAQPHWYQLPWIERFEAHAADHPQRTVARCGEASLSYGELDHQAGRLGRALVAEGIGPDQVVALWAPRGLALLTLMVGAFKAGAGYLALDERHPPARSARLLDGSAAPVLVVPQAERERAAAILALTRRPPRLLILEELLAGQPEGGPGVRSRPDQLAYVIFTSGSTGEPKGVMVTQQGMLNNQLSKLPFLQLGEDDVIAQTAATGFDVSVWQFLTAPLFGGRVEIVAEAEVQDPALLLARVAASGVSVLECVPTVIAALLELPPQALPALRWLLPTGEALAPDLAARWLQRYPGIPLVNAYGPAECADDVALQLLRAPQADIPIGKPTDNTRLFVLDARLRLVPRGGVGELYIGGAGVGRGYVGRAGLTAERFVPSPFATGERLYRSGDLVRWNARGELEYVGRTDFQIKLRGQRLEPGEIEALLRAQPGVRDAAVAAQPTPQGPQLVAYLEPQGSERPGLAALREALAQRLPLFMVPTQALWLERLPRNANGKLDRRALPVPELDAAPGQPPQNDTERQLAALWQDLLQVAEVGRDADFFALGGHSLLATRLLSRIHERLGVRVPLAAAFTATTVAAQAELIDTLREQTLDDDRLDALDALLDELEETP; encoded by the coding sequence ATGACCTCCCGAGCGGATCAAGCCGAGCACTTCGTCGACGTCCTCGATTTCTACGCCGAGCGCCAGCCGGACAAGACGGTGCTGCGGCACCTGACCAATGACGAGACGCCCCAGCTGACCTCCTATGCCCAGCTGCGCGAACGGGCGCTGAGCCTCGCCGGCTGTCTGCAGGAGCGGCTCGGGCAGACCCGTGGCGAGCGTTGCGTACTCTTGCTGCCCAGTGGCCCGGATTACGCGGCGGCCTTCTTCGCCTGCCTCTATACCGGGGTCATCGCCGTACCGGCCTTTCCCCCGGAAAACAGTCGGCAGATGCACATCGAGCGCCTGCGCGGCATCCTCGACGATGCCCAGCCGCGGGTGGTGCTCGGCGAGCGGGCCTGCCTCGCTGCCCATGCCGGGACCCTGGCGCAGGCGCTGCCCGAGGGCGCGCTGTGCCTGGCGGTGGAAGACATCGAGGCCAGCTGGGCCCTGGCCTACCGACCACAGGTGGTGGACCCTTCGGCGCTGGCCTTTCTGCAATACACCTCGGGTTCGACCTCGGCGCCCAAGGGCGTGATGGTCAGCCATGCCAACCTGATCGCCAACGAAAAGGCCATGCAGCGCGGCTTCTTCACCGGGCGCGACGAGGACTGGGTGAGTTGGTTGCCGCTCTACCATGACATGGGCCTGATGCTCGGGCTGCTGCTGCCGATCTACCACGGCGGCACCTTGACACTGATGTCGCCCAACCACTTTCTCACCCGTCCGGCGCGCTGGCTGCAGGCCATCAGCCAATACGGCGGTACCGTCAGCGGTGGACCGGACTTCGCCTACCGCCTGTGCGTGGAGCGGATCAGCGACAGTGCCCTGGCCGAACTCGACCTGAGTCGCTGGAGCATGGCCTTTTCCGGTTCCGAGCCGATCCGGGTGGACACCCTGGATGCCTTCTGCGAGCGTTTCGCCGCCGCCGGCTTCCGCCGCCAGGCGCTGACGCCGGCCTATGGCCTGGCCGAGGCGACCCTCTATGTCTGCGCCCATGAGCCGACCGACGAATTCCGTATCCAGCGCTTCGCCGGTGACGCCCTGAGCGCCGCCGGTGCCGAGGCGGCGCTGCAGCAGGGGCGCCTGGCCGGGTGCGGCTGGTGCGATGCCGAGCACGAACTGCGCATCGTCGATCCGCAGACGCTGGAGCCGCTGGCCGAGACCCGCGCCGGCGAGGTCTGGGTCGCCGGCCCCAGCCTGGCGCAAGGCTACTGGAATAATCCCGAGGCCACGGCCGCCGCCTTCGTGGAGCGCGATGGCCGGCGCTGGCTGCGCACCGGGGACCTGGGCATCGCCGCCGAGCGCGAACTCTATATCGCCGGGCGGCTGAAGGATCTCATCATCCTCAATGGCCAGAATCTCTATCCCCAGGACGTGGAGCTGGTGCTGGAAGAGCAGGTCGCCGACTACCTGCGGCGGGGTCGCGTGGCGGCGTTCGCCTTGGTGGGGGAGGACGGCCGCGAGGGCATCGGCCTGGCGCTGGAGATCAGCCGCAACGTGCGCCGCCTGGTGCCGGCCGAACGTATCTGCGCGGCCTTGGTGGAGACGCTGACCCAGGCCTTCCAGGTGGCGCCCAGGGCCATCGCCTTACTCGAACCGGGCACGCTGCCGCGCACCACCAGCGGCAAGCTGCAACGCGCCGCCTGCCGGGCCGGCTGGTTGGCCGGCAGCCTGGACAGCTTCGCCGAGTGGCGTGATGGCGCCTTGGCCCAAGGTGAGCCTCAGGTAGCGGCACCGGCCGTGCTGCGTGAGGTGCGCCAGGCCTGGGCCGAGGTGCTCGGCCGTGACGATCTCACCGCCCAGGCGCATTTCTTCGCCCTGGGCGGGGATTCGGTCGCCGTGGTGCAGGTGCAGGCCCGTCTGCGCGAGACGCTCCAGGTGGTGCTCGACCCGGCGCTGCTGTTCGAGGCGCCGACGCTGGGCGCCTTTTCCGCGCGGGTGGCCGCGCTGCCGCGCAAGGCCGAGGTGGACGGTCTCGTCGCCGAGGACGCGACCCGCGCGCCCCAGTCCTTCGCCCAGCAGCGCCTGTGGTTTCTCGATCAGCTGGAGCCGGGCAACGCCGCCTATCACCTGGCCGGTGAAATCCAGCTGCGTGGGGTCCTGGACGTGGCGCGGCTGGAGCGGGCGCTGGACGCCCTGGTCCAGCGGCATGCGGCGCTACGTACCCGCTTCAGCGCCGGCGCTGGCGAGGTGCCCGAGCAACGCATCGAAATGCTGGCCCAGGGGGCGGTGGAGCACCATGACCTGAGCCAGACGGCAGCGCCGGAGCAGGCCCAGGCCACCTTGGTCCAAAACCTGGTGCGTCGCCCGCTGGACCTGCGCGAAGGTCCCCTGTGGCGCATGGCGCTGATCCGTCGTGACGCCGAGGATCACCGCTTGCTGCTGGTGCTGCACCACATCATCGCCGACGGCTGGTCGATCCAGGTCCTGCTGGAGGATTTCGCCGCCCTCTATCGGGCGGAGGATGGCGAGACGCCCGCGCTGGCGCCGCTCGCCATCAGCTATGCCGACTTCGCGCGCTGGCAGCGCCGCGAGTTGGCCGGTGAATCCCGCGAGCGGCAACTGGCGTACTGGCGGACGCAACTGGCCGACGCACCCGCGCGGCTGGATCTGGCCAGCGACCGCCCCCGGCCGCCGCAGCAGAGCGGGCGCGGGGCGCGCTTCACCTTCAGCCTGCCCGCCACGGTCAGCCAGGGGCTGCGGGAGTTGGCCCAGGGCGAGGGGGCGACCCTGTTCATGGTCGGCCTGGCGCTGTTCCAGCTGCTGGTGCAGCGCCATAGCGGCTGCAGCGACCTGTGCGTGGGCGTTCCCGTGGCCGGGCGTACCCGACGGGAAACCGAGCGGCTGATCGGCTTCTTCGTCAATACTCAGGTGCTGCGTTGCCAACTGGACGGCGCTCGTTCGTTCAAGGTTTTGCTGGAGCAGGTCAAGAAGCGTGCCCTGGAAGCCCAGGCGCACCAGGACCTGCCGTTCGACCTGCTGGTGGAAGCCCTGGCGCCGGAGCGGCACCTGGGCTGGAATCCGCTGTGCCAGGTGAAGTTCACCCAGCAATTCCCGCTGCCCCAGGCGCTGGACCTGGGCGGGGTGACGCTCTCCGCGCGGCAGCTCGACGACGGCGCCGCGCACTTCGACCTGGGCCTGGACATCACTGACGTTCCGGCGGGCATCGAGGCGGTGTTCACCTATGCCACCGACCTCTTCGACGCACCGCGCATCGCCGCGCTGGCGGCCGACTTCGCGCTCCTGGCCCAGCAGGTGGTGGCCGATGCCGAGCAACCCCTGGCGCGCTATCGTCTGGCCCAGGAGGCCCCGGGTCTGGCGGGCGAGTCCCTGGCCTTCCCGGCGGCGGATCTGCTGGCGCTGTGGCACGCGGGGTTGGCGCAGGCCGGGGAGGGGCCGGCGGTGGTGGCCAGCGATGCCCACCTGAGCCATGCGCAACTGGAGGCCGACAGCAATCGCCTGGCGCGGACGCTGCGGGACCGGGGCGTCGGCGCCGAGGTGCGGGTCGCGCTCTGCCAGCCGCGGCAGGCGAGCTTCGTCGTCGGCCTGCTGGGGATTCTCAAGGCCGGCGGCGCCTGTGTCTTCGTCGATCCCAAGTGGCCCGCGGCGCGCCAGGCCCAGGTGCTGGCCGACAGCGGCGCCCAGTTGCTGCTCGGCGCACCCTTGCCCGAGGGGCCGCCTGCACTCGCGCTGGACGCCGCGGCCGACTGGCGGCAGGCGTCGGCGGAGGCATTGGCGGTCGAGGTGCTGCCGGCCCAGGCGGCTTACCTGATCTACACCTCCGGGACCACCGGCCGGCCCAAGGGGGTGGTGGTCTCTCACGGCGCCATCGCCAACTATGTGCAGGGCGTGCTGCAGCGGCTGGCGTTGCCGCCACAGGCCAGCTTCGCCATGGTTTCCACCGTCGCCGCCGACCTGGGGCATACGGTGTTGTTCGGCGCCCTGGCCAGCGGCGGTACCTTGCACCTCCTGAATGACGAACTGGTCCAGGATGCCGACCGGTGCGCCGAGTACTTCGCGCGCCAGCCGGTGGCGGTACTCAAGATAGTGCCCACCCATCTGAGCGCCTTGCTGCAGGCCGCCGACCCGGCGCGGCTGTTGCCGTCCGCAGCCCTGGTACTGGGTGGGGAGGCGCTGCCCGCGCCGCTGGCCGAGCGAGTACGGGAACTCAAACCCGGCTGCCGGCTGTTCAACCACTATGGCCCCACCGAAAGCACCGTAGGTGCCCTCACCGCGGCACTCGACGATCCGGCGGCCACAATCGCCCTGGGCGCGCCACTGCCCAATCTGCGTGCCCGGGTGCTGGACGCCGAGCTCAATCCGCTGCCCGCCGGGGCCGTCGGCGAGTTGTACCTGGGCGGCGCGGGATTGGCGCGGGGCTACCAGGGGCGACCTGGTGATACCGCCGCAGTCTTCCTGCCGGACCCCTGGAAGCCGGGCGACCGCCTCTATCGCACCGGTGACCGGGTACGCCTGGCCGCGGATGGCCGGCTGGAATTCCTCGGTCGCAGCGATGACCAGCTCAAGGTGCGCGGCTATCGCGTGGCGCCGGGCGAGGTCGTCGCGGTCCTGCTGGCGCAGCCCTGCGTCGGGGCGGCCCATGTGCAGCTGGATGGCCGCGGCCAACTGGTAGCCTATGTGACGGGTAGGGATCTCGACGGCGAATCCCTGCGCGAGCATCTCGCGCAGCACCTGCCCGAGGCGCTGGTGCCGGCTCAGATCCTGGTACTCGAAGCCTTCCCGCTCACCGCCAATGGCAAGCTGGATCGCGCCCGGTTGCCGGAGCCCGAGGCCCGCCAGGCCGAGTTCGCGGCGCCCCAAGGCGAGGTGGAGACCGCCCTGGCGGCGCTGTGGAGCGAGGCGCTCAAGGTGGAGCGTGTCGGTCGAGAGGACAATTTCTTCGCCCTGGGCGGCGACTCCATCCTCAGCCTGCAGATCATCGCCCGGGCCCGGCGCCAGGGCCTCAAGCTCACGCCCAAGCAGCTGTTCGAACACCAGACCATCGCCGCCCTGGCGGCAGTCGCCGTGCCCGCCGCCGCGCCCGTCGTGGCCAAACCGCCGGTGGCTGCCGTGACGGACGAGCTGCCCTTGACGCCCATCCAGGCCCGTTTCTTCGCTGAGCCGGTCAAGCAGCGCGCGCACTGGAACCAGTCCGTCATCCTGGAATTGGCCGCGCCGCTGGATGCCGAGGTCTTGCGCCGGGCGTTGGCAGCCCTGGTCGACCGCCACAGCAGCTTGCGCCTGGCCTTCGTACCGACCGAGCAAGGCGGCTGGCGCCAGCAGGTGCGTCCCCAGGAAGACGCGGAGCGGCTGCTCTGGACTTGCCAGGTGGCCGCTGAGGCCGAGCTGGCGCCGCTGTTCGAGGAGGCCGAGCGCAGCCTGGACCTCACCCGTGGACCCCTGCTGCGGGCGGTGTTGGCCGAGGGACCGAAGCAGCGGCCTCGGCTGTTGATCGCCATCCATCACCTGGCCGTGGACGGCGTCTCCTGGCGCATCCTGCTCGACGACCTGGCGCTGGCCTATCGACAGTTGGCAGTCGGTACGCCCCTCGCGCTGGGCGAGACGGGCAGCGATTGGAGCGCCTGGACCCAGCACCTGGCGCAACGCGCCGCCGAGCCTGAGCTGCAAGGTCAGCGCGGTTACTGGGAGGCGGTCACCGCGGTCCCCGAGACCCTGCCTTGTCTAGATCCACACGGCCGCTGCCAAGTCCGCGATGCCGGTAGCCTGGCGCGGCGACTGCCGGTGGCGCTGACCGAGCGGCTGCTGAAGATACCCGGCACCGAAGCCGTGTTGCTGGCGGCGTTGGCCGAAGCTCTGCGGCAGTGGACGGGCCGCGCGGCCACCCGGATCGCCGTCGAAGGCCATGGCCGCGAGGATCGCGACGGCACCCTGGAATTGAGCCGCACCCTGGGCTGGTTCACCTGCCTGTATCCGCTGGTGCTGGGCGCCGAATCCACGCCGGCCGCTACCCTGGCGCGGGTGCGGCGGACCCTCGCCGAGGTGCCCGAGCGCGGCCTGGGCTACGGCCTGCTGCGCTACCTCGGCGGTGCCGCCCTGGCCGATACCCGGGATGGCCTGACCTTCAACTACCTGGGCCGTTTCGAACGCCCGTCGATAGATGGCTTCCCGCTGCGGGAGCTGGAGCTGCGCAGCAGTCGCGACCCCGAGGGATCTCTGGCCAGCGCCCTGGTGCTGGACGCCCAGCTGCGTGACGGCCAGTTGCGGCTGGACTGGCGCTACAGTGCCGCGCGTTTCGCGGCGACCGCCATCGAAGAGCTGCACCAGGGGTTCGTCACCGCCTTGGACGACCTGCTCGACGGCGCCGGCGACCAGGCGGACCACGAAGCCGTGCTGCCCCTGGCGCCCATGCAGGAAGGCATTCTCATGCACAGCCTGCTGGAGCCGGGCAGTGGCATCTACCTGATGCAGGACCGCTACGAATTGCGCCAGCCGCTGGCGGCCGAAGCCTTCTGTCAGGCCTGGGAAGCCGTGGTGGCGCGGCATCCGGCGCTGCGTACCGGCTTCCAGGAGTTGGACGGCGAATGGTGCCAGGTGGTGCATCGCCAGGTGCCGTCGCCGGTCAGCCTGCTGGACTTCAGCGACCGGCCGCGGGAGGAGGGCGTGGCCGCGTTGGAGGCGCTGCTGGCCGAGGAGCGCCGCATGGGCTTCGATTTCGCCCGGCCACCGCTGCTGCGCCTGCGCCTGGTGACCTTCGGCCCGAACGACTACCAGCTGGTGCAAACCCACCACCATGTGCTGATCGACGCCTGGTGCCGGGGCCTGATGCTGGGTGAATTCTTCGCCCGCTATCGCGCGGCCGTCGCCGGGACTGAGCTGGCCTTGCCACCCGCCCGGCCTTATGCCGACTTCCTCGCCTGGCTGGCGGCCCAGGATGCCACGGCGGGCCGCGCCTGGTGGCGCGCCGAGCTGGCTGGGGTGGAGGCGGCGACGCCGCTGCCCTATCGGCGCCAAGGCCTGGCCTCGGGCGAGATGCGCGACGAAGCCGTGGCCCTGTCGGCAGAGGCGACCCGCGCCCTGGCCGCCCAGGCGCGGCGTCACCAACTGACCGCCAATACCTTCGTCCAGGCGGCCTGGGCGCTGCTGCTCATGCGCCACAGCGGCCAGGACGAGGTGGTCTTCGGCGTCACCGTCGCCGGCCGGCCGCCGGAGCTGGACGGCATCGAGGAGGCCCTCGGCCTGTTCATCAACACCCTGCCGTTACGCGTCGCGCGGCCGACCGCCGAGGTCCCGGCGCTGGAATTGCTGCAGCGGTTGCAGGCGCGCAACGTGGAGTTGCGCCAGCACGAGCACCTGCCGTTGGCCGAATTGCAGCGGCTGGCCTCGGTACCGGCCGGTGAGCCGCTGTTCGAATCGCTATTCGTCTTCGAGAACGTGCCCCTGGGCGGCGCGGTGGAGGAGGCCGTGCGCGAGTTCGGCATCACCCCGCTGGCCAACCGCACCCACACCAACTATCCGCTTACGGTGGTGCTGCTGCCGGGTAGCGAACTGCGCCTGCAATTCACCTTCGACTGCGGGCTGTTCGCCGCCGCCGACATGCGCACCCTGTTGGGCCAGTTCGAGCGCCTGCTGCTGGCGCTGATCGAGGCGCCGGAGCGCTCCCTGGAACAGCTGGAACCCCTGGCACCGGACGAACGCGAACGCCTGCTCGGCTGGGGCCGCGGCGCGGCTCAGCCGCACTGGTATCAGTTGCCCTGGATCGAGCGCTTCGAAGCCCATGCCGCCGACCATCCACAGCGCACCGTGGCGCGCTGCGGCGAGGCCAGCCTGAGCTATGGCGAGCTGGACCACCAGGCGGGCCGGCTGGGCCGTGCCCTGGTGGCTGAAGGTATCGGCCCGGATCAGGTCGTGGCGCTCTGGGCGCCGCGGGGCTTGGCATTGCTGACCCTCATGGTCGGAGCCTTCAAGGCCGGCGCGGGCTACCTGGCGCTGGACGAACGACATCCCCCGGCGCGTAGCGCCCGGCTGCTGGACGGCAGCGCCGCGCCGGTGCTGGTGGTACCCCAGGCCGAGCGTGAGCGGGCCGCGGCGATACTGGCGCTGACCCGGAGACCGCCACGGCTGCTGATCCTCGAAGAACTCCTGGCCGGGCAGCCCGAGGGCGGCCCTGGCGTGCGCAGCCGGCCCGACCAACTGGCCTACGTGATCTTCACCTCCGGCTCCACCGGCGAGCCCAAGGGGGTGATGGTCACCCAGCAGGGCATGCTCAACAACCAGCTGAGCAAGCTGCCCTTTCTGCAACTGGGCGAGGACGACGTTATCGCCCAGACGGCCGCCACCGGCTTCGATGTCTCGGTCTGGCAGTTCCTCACCGCGCCGCTGTTCGGTGGCCGCGTGGAGATCGTCGCCGAAGCCGAGGTGCAGGACCCGGCGCTGTTGCTGGCGCGCGTCGCCGCCAGCGGGGTCAGCGTCCTGGAATGCGTGCCGACGGTGATCGCCGCGCTGCTGGAGTTGCCGCCGCAGGCCTTGCCGGCGCTGCGCTGGCTGCTGCCCACCGGCGAGGCGCTGGCGCCGGACCTCGCGGCACGCTGGCTGCAGCGCTACCCCGGCATCCCGCTGGTGAATGCCTACGGCCCGGCCGAGTGTGCCGATGACGTGGCCTTGCAGCTGCTGCGCGCGCCCCAGGCGGACATCCCCATCGGCAAGCCCACCGACAACACCCGGCTGTTCGTGCTCGATGCGCGGCTGCGCCTGGTGCCCCGCGGCGGGGTGGGTGAGCTGTACATCGGCGGTGCCGGCGTCGGGCGCGGTTACGTGGGCCGAGCGGGCCTGACCGCCGAACGCTTCGTGCCTAGTCCCTTCGCCACCGGAGAGCGTCTCTATCGCAGTGGCGACCTGGTGCGCTGGAACGCCCGTGGCGAACTGGAATACGTCGGCCGGACCGACTTCCAGATCAAGTTGCGCGGCCAGCGCCTGGAGCCGGGCGAGATCGAGGCCCTGCTGCGAGCGCAGCCGGGCGTGCGTGACGCCGCGGTCGCCGCCCAGCCCACGCCCCAGGGGCCGCAACTGGTGGCCTACCTGGAGCCCCAGGGCAGCGAGCGGCCTGGCCTTGCCGCGTTGCGCGAGGCCCTGGCGCAGCGCCTGCCGCTGTTCATGGTACCGACCCAGGCGCTCTGGCTGGAGCGGCTGCCGCGCAATGCCAACGGCAA
- a CDS encoding lysine N(6)-hydroxylase/L-ornithine N(5)-oxygenase family protein: MEQVHDYIGIGFGPSNLALAIAADEQAADRQPQGCFIERKPAFSWHEGMLLEGSTMQISFLKDLATLRNPASRFTFINYLKERGRLEDFINLKTFFPSREEYNDYLGWAAAAFADQVHYGEEVVAVEPWYRDGILDAVQVVSRDQQGTLHRRLGRNLILGIGGTPQVPPAFATLSDPRVLHSSAYRGRIEALLADPAQPRRVAVIGGGQSAAEIFQDLTQRFPQVEASLILRGGALKPSDDSPFVNEIFNPSFTDRIYAQSPERRERLFAEYRNTNYSVVDLELIESLYQLFYLQKLRGQERHRLLCERSVAACRPSAQGLELELEGRLDGERTTLSYDVVILATGYRRDYHQHLLAGLREHLQDGEPDRHYRLPLAAGGAVQVFLQGGCEVSHGLSDTLLSVLAIRSAELVEAMTLASATPVARRSA; encoded by the coding sequence ATGGAACAGGTCCACGACTACATCGGCATCGGCTTCGGGCCTTCCAACCTGGCGTTGGCCATCGCTGCGGACGAGCAGGCCGCCGACCGCCAGCCCCAAGGATGCTTCATCGAGCGCAAGCCGGCCTTCAGTTGGCACGAAGGCATGCTGCTCGAGGGCAGCACGATGCAGATCTCCTTTCTCAAGGACCTGGCGACCCTGCGCAATCCGGCCAGCCGCTTCACCTTCATCAACTATCTGAAGGAACGCGGTCGGCTGGAGGATTTCATCAACCTCAAGACCTTTTTCCCCAGCCGCGAGGAATACAACGATTACCTCGGTTGGGCGGCTGCCGCCTTCGCCGATCAGGTGCACTACGGCGAGGAGGTGGTGGCGGTGGAGCCCTGGTACCGCGACGGCATCCTGGACGCCGTGCAAGTGGTGTCCCGCGACCAGCAAGGCACCTTGCACCGCCGCTTGGGCCGCAACCTGATCCTCGGCATCGGCGGGACCCCGCAGGTGCCGCCGGCCTTTGCCACGCTGAGCGACCCGCGGGTGCTGCATTCCTCGGCCTATCGCGGTCGGATCGAGGCGCTACTGGCCGATCCGGCGCAGCCCCGCCGGGTGGCGGTGATCGGCGGCGGCCAGAGCGCCGCCGAGATCTTCCAGGATCTGACCCAGCGCTTTCCCCAGGTCGAGGCATCGCTGATCCTGCGGGGCGGGGCACTCAAGCCGTCCGACGACAGCCCCTTCGTCAACGAGATCTTCAATCCATCGTTCACCGACCGGATCTATGCCCAGTCGCCGGAGCGGCGCGAGCGACTGTTCGCCGAGTACCGCAACACCAACTATTCGGTGGTGGACCTGGAGTTGATCGAGAGCCTCTACCAGCTGTTCTACCTGCAGAAGCTGCGTGGCCAGGAGCGCCATCGCCTGCTCTGCGAACGCTCCGTGGCGGCCTGCCGGCCGTCCGCCCAGGGGCTGGAGTTGGAGCTGGAAGGGCGGCTGGACGGGGAGCGCACCACCCTGAGCTATGACGTGGTGATCCTGGCCACCGGCTATCGCCGCGACTACCACCAGCACCTGCTGGCCGGCCTGCGCGAGCATCTGCAAGACGGGGAGCCAGACCGCCACTACCGCTTGCCGCTGGCCGCGGGCGGCGCGGTCCAGGTGTTCCTGCAAGGCGGCTGCGAGGTCAGCCATGGCCTGTCCGACACCCTGCTGTCGGTCCTGGCGATTCGCTCCGCCGAGTTGGTCGAGGCCATGACCCTGGCCAGCGCGACACCGGTGGCCAGGCGTTCCGCCTGA